The following coding sequences are from one Desulfosporosinus orientis DSM 765 window:
- a CDS encoding glycosyltransferase family 4 protein, with the protein MKVLFQARPDFLQNPAGDSVQIVSTWQSLKALDMEIHLSADPNIDLSPYDLVHIFNITRIKESYMYFLNAQKQGKKTVISPIYWPPNSYLQREGASPNALAVWKHLQPMRARLLSQCDLLLPNSQIEMEVLQQDFFKLAPYQVTPNGFPDSFVNATPQLFQEQFPDLPKEFVLCAARISPRKNQYWLAKLCHELGLQLVLLGPVNDQTYYKRVLEFSNVAHIGTLQGELLASAYSVAKAHALPSWFETPGLSSLEASACGTVVISTDQGSPREYFQDMALYVHPMDDQSLRSALEQSYNASPIPLMEHIRNHYPWSRVAEITLEAYRKVLD; encoded by the coding sequence ATGAAAGTACTTTTCCAAGCCCGCCCGGACTTTTTGCAAAACCCTGCCGGAGACAGTGTGCAAATTGTTTCCACTTGGCAATCCCTAAAAGCTCTTGACATGGAAATACATTTATCGGCAGATCCAAATATCGATCTTTCTCCCTATGACCTTGTTCATATTTTTAATATTACTCGCATTAAAGAGAGTTATATGTACTTTCTCAATGCCCAAAAGCAAGGAAAAAAAACCGTGATATCTCCAATCTACTGGCCGCCCAATTCGTACCTTCAACGAGAAGGTGCAAGTCCTAATGCTCTTGCAGTTTGGAAGCACCTGCAGCCCATGCGGGCACGCCTCTTAAGTCAATGTGACCTCCTGCTCCCAAATAGTCAGATAGAAATGGAAGTTCTTCAACAGGACTTCTTTAAGCTGGCTCCCTATCAGGTAACCCCTAACGGTTTTCCAGATTCCTTCGTCAATGCAACCCCTCAACTCTTCCAAGAGCAATTCCCGGATCTGCCTAAAGAGTTTGTGCTCTGTGCAGCGAGAATATCTCCCCGTAAGAATCAGTACTGGCTGGCCAAGCTCTGTCATGAGCTTGGTCTCCAACTTGTCCTGCTTGGACCAGTCAATGACCAGACATACTATAAGCGTGTCTTAGAGTTTTCCAACGTTGCCCATATTGGTACTCTCCAGGGAGAACTTCTTGCCTCAGCTTACTCGGTGGCCAAGGCCCATGCTTTGCCTAGCTGGTTTGAAACTCCGGGACTTTCCAGCTTAGAGGCAAGTGCTTGTGGGACGGTCGTAATCTCAACCGATCAAGGAAGTCCCCGTGAGTACTTCCAAGACATGGCCCTGTATGTACATCCTATGGATGACCAAAGTTTGCGTTCTGCTTTAGAACAATCTTACAATGCCTCACCCATACCACTGATGGAACATATACGGAATCATTACCCTTGGTCACGAGTTGCAGAAATAACCTTAGAAGCTTATAGGAAGGTTCTTGACTAA
- a CDS encoding glycosyltransferase, with product MNQRISLTMIVKNESPHLAKCLESIKNAVDEIVIVDTGSDDDTVCIAKKYTSKVYFYPWNNDFSAARNFAIEYASGDWILSIDADEEVKYQKTDCLHTLLGLENDKEAFLLPLLNPISDSGEEYNTFYVLRLFRNNGRYRYVGKIHEQVFIPNQEMIGLATEPILKHQFLPRKQRHQKRDRNLRLLKKAFQKDPKNLFLHYYLGVEWLMLGKASYALPLLQSAYCGLGDNYLLFRSPALKYLTLAYKELGQHNDALTLCIQTSLEYPNYTDIFYLGGLLFEEKKEYPIAIKWFNQAISCGPPPALFSHFTGTESFLAFYHLGFCYEKLGKSLKARQAFETALKLNPKYPFPLYSLFLNLLSEKTPPMIYKHLDDLKFLATPLLCFTTAELFFLSNQAELAFLCLDDYKDRLLNEESFLFYYSKYSIFSGRMDAGLKSIGEIGIQNPYYEKAQVLSVVAIILLGDFQKARLLGIKLWQNPSSRGDAYLLLWLIRFIQKLTPPPPVSKIREQEIYDKVLKLYTDCRHYQSPIFTPQPIVDIYRLGLEELMKSSEKGFLQLLRDYDQRLNELKNHLTARFGTGWLPHGY from the coding sequence ATGAACCAGCGGATTAGCCTCACTATGATTGTCAAAAATGAATCTCCTCATCTAGCTAAATGCTTGGAGAGTATTAAGAATGCCGTTGATGAAATAGTGATAGTTGATACCGGCTCTGATGATGACACCGTATGCATTGCAAAAAAATACACCTCAAAAGTTTACTTTTATCCTTGGAACAACGATTTTAGCGCCGCCCGCAACTTTGCCATTGAATATGCCTCGGGGGATTGGATCCTTTCCATAGATGCCGACGAAGAAGTTAAATACCAAAAAACGGACTGTCTTCACACTTTATTGGGGCTGGAAAACGATAAGGAGGCTTTCTTGCTTCCTCTTCTCAACCCCATCTCGGATTCTGGGGAAGAATATAATACTTTTTATGTACTTCGCTTGTTCAGAAATAATGGAAGATACAGATATGTCGGTAAGATTCATGAACAGGTCTTCATACCCAATCAGGAAATGATAGGCCTAGCCACAGAACCCATTCTGAAACATCAATTTCTGCCCCGCAAGCAACGTCACCAGAAAAGGGATCGAAACCTACGTTTGTTAAAAAAAGCTTTTCAAAAGGACCCTAAAAACCTTTTTTTACACTATTACCTTGGCGTAGAGTGGTTAATGCTGGGCAAAGCAAGCTACGCCCTGCCGTTACTACAGAGTGCCTACTGCGGTCTCGGTGATAATTATTTGCTGTTTCGCTCTCCTGCTCTAAAGTATCTTACTCTGGCTTATAAAGAGCTGGGACAGCATAATGATGCTCTTACTCTTTGTATCCAGACAAGTCTTGAATACCCCAATTATACTGACATCTTTTATTTGGGCGGCCTCCTCTTCGAAGAAAAGAAAGAATACCCCATTGCCATAAAGTGGTTTAATCAGGCTATTTCCTGCGGTCCTCCCCCTGCTTTGTTCAGCCATTTCACTGGTACGGAAAGTTTCTTGGCTTTCTATCATTTAGGTTTTTGCTATGAAAAACTGGGAAAATCCCTTAAAGCCAGACAGGCTTTTGAAACGGCCCTTAAGCTTAACCCTAAGTACCCCTTTCCCCTGTATTCTCTCTTTTTAAACTTGCTTAGTGAAAAGACCCCGCCAATGATTTATAAGCATCTTGATGATTTAAAATTTTTGGCAACTCCTCTCCTTTGCTTCACTACGGCCGAACTTTTCTTTCTCTCAAATCAAGCTGAACTGGCCTTCTTATGTTTGGATGACTATAAAGATCGTCTTTTGAATGAGGAATCGTTTCTTTTTTACTACAGTAAATACAGTATCTTTTCAGGAAGAATGGATGCTGGACTCAAGAGCATAGGTGAGATAGGCATCCAAAATCCCTATTACGAAAAGGCCCAAGTGCTATCAGTTGTGGCGATCATTCTGCTTGGAGATTTTCAAAAAGCTCGCTTATTAGGAATTAAGCTTTGGCAGAATCCCTCTTCCCGAGGAGATGCTTATCTCCTATTATGGCTGATCCGATTTATACAAAAACTCACACCTCCTCCACCTGTATCTAAAATCCGAGAACAAGAAATTTACGATAAAGTGCTAAAGCTGTACACTGATTGCCGGCATTATCAATCTCCGATATTCACTCCCCAACCAATCGTGGATATCTATCGCCTTGGCCTGGAAGAGCTCATGAAATCCTCAGAAAAAGGATTTCTGCAGCTTCTTAGAGATTACGACCAAAGGCTTAACGAACTCAAAAACCACTTAACTGCTCGATTCGGAACTGGGTGGCTGCCTCATGGATACTAA
- a CDS encoding glycosyltransferase family 1 protein, whose amino-acid sequence MSTIIYPPSIPWNWMFQRPQQLLGRFSSVGHTVLYEDLGNFSTPKVSSLSPSLFLCQGYSAMDIPHPKPRILWLTVPSHINSIKNYEPDLVIYDAVDEPKEEFASWATYYPSIIEKSDLIFCSSQSIYEYFVKRHPHVYLVPNGVDYVHFSHSLSNRPMDLPSGKPIVGYSGAIAPWLDWELLKIVIQQNPKVNFVFLGALFQLYRFPLKKYQNVFYLGLKNYQELPTYLHHFDLGLIPFLQTEMTKGCNPIKLYEYYASGIRVLGTPLPELLCVPKINLESNPLLFSMRLQNLLEEKDVCQAERMAYAQANDWSERIGQILQYIFIRANTNQA is encoded by the coding sequence ATGTCTACTATTATCTATCCTCCCTCTATACCCTGGAATTGGATGTTTCAGCGCCCACAACAGCTGCTCGGCCGCTTTTCTTCTGTAGGCCATACTGTTCTTTATGAGGATCTCGGCAACTTTTCAACTCCAAAAGTCAGTTCCTTATCTCCTTCTCTTTTCCTATGCCAAGGATATTCTGCTATGGATATTCCTCATCCCAAGCCGCGCATCCTTTGGTTGACTGTTCCCTCTCATATCAATTCAATAAAAAACTATGAACCTGATCTGGTTATCTATGATGCTGTGGATGAACCCAAAGAAGAATTTGCCAGTTGGGCTACCTATTATCCAAGTATTATTGAAAAATCAGATTTGATTTTTTGCAGTAGTCAAAGTATTTATGAGTATTTTGTCAAGAGGCATCCTCACGTTTATTTAGTCCCCAACGGTGTGGATTATGTGCATTTTTCTCACTCTCTGTCTAACCGACCAATGGATCTGCCCTCAGGCAAACCTATTGTCGGATATAGTGGAGCAATCGCCCCGTGGCTCGACTGGGAGCTGTTAAAAATAGTTATCCAACAAAATCCAAAGGTTAACTTCGTATTTCTTGGCGCTCTTTTCCAACTTTATCGGTTTCCACTAAAAAAGTATCAGAATGTCTTTTATCTTGGTCTTAAAAATTATCAAGAGCTTCCAACTTATCTGCATCACTTTGATCTGGGACTGATCCCCTTTCTTCAAACAGAGATGACTAAAGGTTGTAATCCTATCAAACTTTATGAATATTATGCATCCGGAATACGAGTCCTGGGAACACCGCTTCCTGAATTGCTCTGTGTTCCCAAGATTAATCTGGAAAGTAACCCTCTGCTTTTTTCCATGCGTCTGCAAAATTTATTAGAAGAAAAGGATGTCTGCCAAGCCGAAAGAATGGCCTACGCTCAAGCAAACGATTGGAGTGAGCGAATCGGCCAAATTCTCCAGTATATTTTTATTAGAGCTAATACAAATCAAGCATAG
- a CDS encoding CgeB family protein, with amino-acid sequence MKILFLNNSSLLCHGLASGFSPSDEIRYIPVHESGWEDRLTTMLKTWKPKFALAEGVSISTVARKLFPILRHHSLPLIYWAIDDPPDWRLMSRPLGREARLVLTPAQECLSLYQRNNIRSLYFHFACNPAFHRPSEPSPKYSCDLLLAANYYTSYPQRKIGLETLLNPLRSGGFDLKVFGNEHWLVNTDHYTLEQGIYHGYLPYDQLPCAYSSAKIVLGLNSVVDSPTMMSVRTFEALGCRAFFLTHWTPALENLFKNHVHLVWSRHPDETLELVRFYRSRDDLRAKIAHQGQEEVYRNHTYQHRIQSIRKDLEKL; translated from the coding sequence ATGAAAATTCTCTTTTTAAATAATTCATCCTTACTATGTCACGGGCTGGCCTCGGGCTTTTCTCCCTCTGATGAAATCCGTTATATTCCTGTGCATGAATCAGGATGGGAAGACCGCTTGACAACGATGCTCAAAACCTGGAAACCCAAATTCGCTTTAGCTGAGGGGGTTTCAATCTCTACTGTGGCCCGTAAACTTTTCCCGATTTTGCGGCATCATTCACTGCCCCTTATTTATTGGGCTATTGACGACCCACCCGATTGGCGCTTGATGTCACGCCCATTAGGGCGAGAAGCCAGACTCGTTCTCACTCCGGCCCAGGAATGTTTATCCCTTTACCAGAGGAATAACATCAGATCTCTATACTTTCATTTTGCATGTAATCCAGCTTTTCATCGGCCTTCGGAGCCATCACCCAAGTATTCTTGCGACTTACTTCTGGCTGCTAATTACTATACTTCCTACCCTCAGCGGAAAATTGGGCTGGAGACACTCCTTAATCCTTTACGTTCCGGAGGATTTGATTTAAAGGTTTTCGGAAATGAGCATTGGCTGGTAAATACAGATCATTACACACTTGAACAGGGAATTTATCATGGATACTTGCCATATGATCAATTACCCTGTGCTTATTCTTCCGCCAAAATTGTTTTAGGGTTAAACTCAGTGGTGGATTCCCCCACTATGATGAGCGTGCGCACTTTCGAGGCTTTAGGCTGTCGAGCCTTTTTTCTCACCCATTGGACACCCGCCCTTGAAAACCTTTTCAAAAACCATGTCCACCTAGTCTGGAGTCGTCATCCTGATGAAACCTTGGAGCTTGTTCGATTTTACCGTAGCCGAGACGACTTGCGGGCTAAAATTGCTCATCAAGGGCAAGAAGAAGTATACCGTAATCATACTTATCAGCACCGGATTCAATCTATTCGTAAGGATTTAGAAAAGCTTTAA
- a CDS encoding glycosyltransferase family 4 protein, which produces MINLLDRMGVQQTVVVPRSGLKDPSWDLRGNQIKVLEIPRNDYCFGYLGLIRQDVFFHEVPELDQTWDLIHIQAINFAPLAYVSSNGTIPILYSVYSFLRQELGDSNEPELQAQFKIQEELLMRSQCIHLVSKSEMSYLAKRFPEYLFKTEVLSLGISMPSERWHPGNTIELLYVGRLLNYKGIEDLIKAVSFVRKRGRNVRLNIVGKGAESYEDNLKRLVRTAKLDNSVKFHGWKSPSEVRKWMAGASCLVVPSHREAFGLVALEGMIMGTPVIASNAGGLLEIASNNCALTFEAGNFLKLSHAIVTLHDNPYLQMALSQNGRQKALKHDWNHLGSSYMMLLERTKSVREYSVR; this is translated from the coding sequence ATGATTAATTTACTCGACCGAATGGGTGTACAGCAGACAGTTGTTGTACCAAGAAGTGGCTTGAAAGATCCGAGTTGGGATCTTAGAGGGAATCAGATTAAAGTATTGGAAATACCTCGAAATGATTATTGCTTTGGTTATTTAGGATTGATTAGACAGGATGTTTTTTTTCATGAGGTTCCTGAATTGGATCAAACATGGGATTTAATTCATATTCAGGCAATTAATTTTGCACCATTAGCTTATGTCTCTTCGAATGGCACTATCCCAATTTTATACTCTGTCTATTCATTTCTCCGTCAAGAACTAGGAGATTCTAATGAACCTGAATTACAAGCTCAGTTCAAAATTCAGGAAGAACTTTTAATGAGAAGCCAATGCATTCATCTAGTTAGCAAGAGTGAAATGAGTTATCTAGCCAAGCGTTTCCCGGAGTATCTCTTCAAAACTGAAGTATTGTCTCTAGGGATTTCTATGCCTTCAGAACGCTGGCATCCAGGGAATACAATTGAGCTGCTCTATGTTGGTAGGTTATTGAATTATAAAGGAATCGAAGATCTGATTAAGGCAGTTTCATTTGTACGTAAGAGGGGACGGAATGTACGTTTAAATATTGTTGGTAAAGGTGCAGAGTCTTATGAGGATAATCTGAAGAGGCTTGTCCGTACTGCTAAACTTGATAATTCTGTCAAGTTTCATGGGTGGAAGTCGCCCTCAGAGGTAAGGAAATGGATGGCCGGAGCATCATGTCTTGTAGTTCCCAGTCATCGTGAAGCCTTTGGTTTAGTTGCTCTTGAAGGAATGATAATGGGTACACCGGTTATAGCTTCAAATGCAGGCGGACTTCTGGAAATTGCGTCAAATAATTGTGCTTTAACGTTTGAAGCCGGAAATTTTTTGAAGCTGTCCCATGCTATAGTGACCTTACACGATAATCCATATCTACAAATGGCCCTTTCGCAGAATGGGCGACAGAAAGCATTAAAGCATGATTGGAATCATCTTGGATCGAGCTATATGATGCTTTTGGAGCGTACCAAGAGTGTTAGAGAATACAGTGTCAGATAG
- a CDS encoding TPR domain-containing glycosyltransferase, which produces MAEKISLCMIVKNEELSLARCLRSVSGIIDEIIIVDTGSTDSTCDIARQYGAVLHHFPWNGNFSEARNASLELAQGDWILFLDADEELSPNSRDILLRLIENETVEGYFVKIINYLGKEGWVETVPDLVFRLFRNKKEYRFRGAIHEQIADVILENNISARYQVAENLVIIHHGYLDQVIQEKDKKYRNLMLIEKELELNPTNHLLQYHYGVELYRAERYAEAEAVLIKSASDIDPNTIYFPKLIRYIVLSQHSSGHLQEALNSAAVGLKLFPNYADLYFYSGLILFDLKKYTQARDAFLQAASMPEQPPQYASFGGVRGFRAYYYLGQIAESYLDEEEALKFYLYSLRDNPHFTHALEQLVRILKPTKEPLYTKECLEKVCDFCTPAANRLMGDIYFRHGAYGLALQYFDQVEEGFPVSSDIKLRKAICMIQERRFFEALRILEDFSPESPEYPLATVNRLLCFWIQDRPQKVRSLWKELHALGLAQDTENVISLFLAFSEKTSPSPQFVLGAEGMQLLLDIVQRLVAMKEIKRALFFLHALNLNSLTDYYLNIAQIFMNYNEEIQAIPFLQTAIEMAPSAAAHFQLAEICSQLNRHFEAEQHYRHALQFDPDSPRHYIRLINLYTEWRQVILNEALAKFPQNDLFKILAKEVSSSNEPAD; this is translated from the coding sequence ATGGCGGAAAAAATCAGCTTGTGCATGATTGTCAAAAATGAAGAGCTTAGCTTAGCTCGTTGTTTAAGAAGTGTGTCTGGAATTATCGATGAAATCATTATTGTTGATACCGGATCCACGGATTCTACATGCGATATTGCTCGCCAATACGGTGCAGTTTTACATCATTTTCCCTGGAATGGCAACTTCAGTGAGGCTCGGAACGCTTCCTTAGAACTTGCTCAGGGAGATTGGATTTTATTTCTAGATGCAGATGAAGAGCTATCCCCAAATAGTCGGGATATTTTATTACGCTTAATTGAAAATGAAACTGTGGAAGGGTACTTTGTTAAGATCATCAATTATCTCGGAAAAGAGGGATGGGTTGAAACGGTTCCTGACCTTGTCTTCAGGCTCTTTAGAAATAAAAAAGAGTATCGGTTCCGGGGCGCAATTCATGAACAAATCGCCGATGTTATTTTGGAAAACAATATAAGCGCTCGTTATCAAGTCGCAGAGAATCTTGTCATCATTCATCATGGCTATTTAGATCAAGTTATTCAAGAAAAAGATAAAAAGTATCGTAACTTGATGTTGATTGAAAAAGAATTAGAGTTAAATCCCACCAATCACTTGCTGCAATATCATTATGGCGTCGAACTCTATCGAGCAGAAAGATATGCAGAAGCAGAAGCTGTCTTGATCAAGTCTGCTTCTGACATTGACCCAAATACCATTTATTTTCCCAAGCTCATCCGCTACATCGTCCTTTCCCAGCACTCCTCTGGCCATCTTCAAGAGGCTCTTAATTCTGCAGCAGTGGGTCTTAAGCTATTTCCTAACTATGCCGATCTTTATTTCTATTCTGGTCTGATCTTATTTGACTTAAAGAAGTACACTCAAGCCCGTGATGCTTTTTTGCAAGCGGCCTCTATGCCTGAGCAGCCGCCCCAGTACGCCTCCTTTGGTGGGGTAAGAGGTTTTAGGGCCTATTATTACCTGGGACAAATTGCAGAATCCTATCTAGATGAAGAAGAAGCCCTCAAATTCTACCTCTACAGCCTCCGTGACAACCCCCATTTTACTCATGCTTTAGAACAATTGGTTAGGATTCTAAAACCAACAAAAGAACCCCTTTACACTAAAGAATGCTTAGAAAAAGTCTGTGATTTCTGTACGCCTGCAGCCAACCGTCTCATGGGGGACATCTATTTTAGACATGGAGCTTATGGTCTGGCACTCCAGTATTTTGATCAAGTAGAGGAAGGATTTCCGGTTTCATCTGATATTAAACTCAGAAAAGCAATCTGTATGATTCAGGAACGCCGATTCTTTGAAGCCTTAAGGATCCTCGAAGATTTCTCTCCGGAGAGTCCTGAATATCCTTTAGCCACTGTCAATAGACTATTATGCTTCTGGATTCAAGACAGACCTCAAAAGGTCCGAAGTCTCTGGAAAGAACTTCACGCCCTTGGTTTAGCTCAGGATACAGAAAATGTTATTTCCCTTTTTCTGGCATTTTCAGAGAAAACCTCTCCTTCTCCCCAGTTTGTGTTGGGGGCAGAAGGAATGCAGCTTTTGCTTGACATCGTCCAGCGTTTAGTGGCAATGAAGGAAATCAAACGCGCACTGTTTTTTTTACACGCACTCAACTTAAATTCGCTGACAGACTATTATTTGAATATTGCTCAGATTTTTATGAATTATAACGAAGAAATCCAAGCTATACCCTTTTTACAAACAGCTATTGAAATGGCTCCCTCAGCTGCTGCTCACTTTCAACTAGCCGAAATATGCTCTCAGCTTAATCGGCATTTTGAAGCAGAACAACATTACAGACATGCTCTGCAATTCGATCCGGACAGTCCCCGTCATTATATTCGCCTAATTAATCTCTATACTGAGTGGCGACAAGTGATACTCAATGAAGCATTAGCAAAATTTCCTCAAAATGATTTATTTAAAATCCTCGCTAAGGAGGTCTCATCCAGCAATGAACCAGCGGATTAG
- a CDS encoding beta-propeller fold lactonase family protein, with product MLFETHAWVTLDNAVAIYNVYSDVLVATVPVGTAPAFPKRTPDGTKVLVPNFGSNSVSVICTAGNLVLATIPVGLAPTSVAIDPTSTTAYVTNSGSGTVSVISIPTNTVVSTITVGSGPVDVTIARDGSRVYVSNGDSNSVSVINPVTNTVISTIPVGTSPNGLAVSLDNTKLFVVNSGSNNVSVINTSTNALLSLIPVGSDPQKIAANPVNPVFMYVSNFGSNSVSVISTTGLNVITSIPVGVNPLGLDVTGDGTQLWVTNEGDSSISIINTLTNTIASALPTSFPPRGVTVGRVGSALSPSDPIDLTDPYQLEEITESVCIIVEKVYASCLQRECFPAFIITLPTGGVPPFTFVSMTFSTGVIVPGSVVITPIPSRPNFSRVQFTIQIPYTLTLRDSTGALFTITGTLPDINKDIVMYFPPTRPEFDFNLRVETRTEVLTSPVFTTTTIQLAIGSFVITKVTGLVQLLVPAFGFCPEPPLCEEFPNIPENPCLNFFNPDLTPFPSDFFPPQLDTCQ from the coding sequence ATGCTATTTGAAACCCACGCTTGGGTAACACTCGACAATGCCGTCGCTATATATAACGTTTACAGCGATGTGCTAGTCGCAACCGTTCCGGTGGGGACTGCTCCAGCTTTCCCAAAACGTACACCGGATGGTACGAAAGTGTTAGTTCCTAATTTCGGCAGTAACTCAGTCTCAGTCATCTGTACCGCTGGAAATCTTGTCTTAGCAACAATCCCAGTGGGTCTTGCACCAACCTCAGTTGCCATTGACCCTACTAGTACTACAGCATATGTGACAAACTCTGGAAGTGGAACTGTTTCTGTGATAAGCATTCCAACAAATACTGTAGTAAGCACTATCACGGTAGGTTCAGGACCAGTCGATGTCACAATTGCCCGCGATGGAAGCCGTGTCTACGTAAGTAATGGCGACAGCAATTCAGTCTCTGTTATTAACCCAGTAACGAACACCGTTATTTCAACAATCCCAGTTGGCACTTCTCCTAATGGTCTGGCTGTCAGCTTAGACAATACAAAACTATTTGTGGTCAATAGCGGCAGCAACAATGTCAGTGTCATCAACACTTCAACAAATGCTCTCTTAAGCCTTATCCCTGTGGGTTCAGACCCGCAAAAAATTGCTGCTAACCCTGTTAATCCCGTCTTCATGTATGTCAGCAACTTCGGATCAAACAGTGTAAGCGTCATATCTACTACCGGACTTAACGTCATCACATCAATCCCTGTTGGAGTAAATCCTCTTGGCCTGGATGTAACCGGAGATGGAACTCAATTATGGGTTACCAACGAAGGAGACAGTTCAATTAGTATTATCAACACATTGACGAATACCATTGCTTCTGCATTACCAACGTCATTCCCACCACGAGGAGTAACCGTAGGCAGAGTCGGATCTGCATTATCACCTAGTGATCCCATTGATTTAACGGATCCTTATCAGCTAGAGGAAATCACTGAATCCGTTTGCATCATTGTCGAAAAGGTTTATGCAAGCTGTCTGCAGCGAGAATGCTTCCCGGCATTTATCATAACCTTACCAACCGGTGGAGTTCCTCCGTTCACTTTCGTAAGCATGACCTTTTCCACCGGTGTAATCGTCCCGGGCAGTGTTGTCATTACTCCCATTCCTTCACGACCAAACTTCTCCAGAGTTCAATTTACCATCCAAATCCCTTATACGTTGACACTGAGGGATTCAACCGGGGCCCTGTTTACAATCACCGGTACCTTGCCCGATATCAACAAAGATATTGTCATGTACTTCCCACCAACCAGACCGGAATTTGACTTCAACCTGCGTGTTGAAACAAGAACTGAAGTATTAACAAGCCCAGTATTCACCACAACGACCATTCAACTTGCTATCGGCAGCTTTGTTATTACCAAGGTTACTGGACTAGTACAGCTTCTGGTTCCAGCCTTCGGATTCTGCCCAGAACCGCCGCTCTGCGAAGAGTTCCCGAACATTCCAGAAAACCCGTGCCTCAATTTCTTTAATCCTGATCTCACACCATTCCCAAGTGACTTCTTCCCGCCACAACTTGATACTTGTCAGTAA
- a CDS encoding DUF6385 domain-containing protein has product MANFKIFQDNPDQAKVKIFGGNNQALNTDSSGNLTITSTGLAITPPADGLAITSTGLAITAPTNGLTVTASADGLSITPPTGGLAITPPADGLAITSTGLAITAPTNGLTVTASADGLSITPPTGGLAITPPTDGLLITSAGLSIISGTTDVSATLANITDTAGSGDEAYNVLGVATWTFGVVNASLDANAQALVTMQISPDGENWLDEAGPVTIDQNSLTTLVSSIFLKYARIYYSAVNAASAVTLNVFFQGEL; this is encoded by the coding sequence ATGGCAAACTTTAAAATTTTTCAAGACAATCCGGATCAGGCAAAGGTCAAAATATTCGGGGGTAATAATCAGGCCTTAAACACAGATTCGTCAGGTAATCTCACGATCACATCCACAGGTTTAGCGATAACCCCGCCGGCGGATGGGTTAGCTATCACTTCGACAGGCTTGGCAATTACGGCCCCGACAAACGGTTTGACGGTAACAGCATCGGCGGATGGTCTTTCCATCACCCCGCCAACAGGAGGTTTAGCGATAACCCCGCCGGCAGATGGGTTAGCTATCACTTCGACAGGCTTGGCAATTACGGCCCCGACAAACGGTTTGACGGTAACAGCATCGGCGGATGGTCTTTCCATCACCCCGCCAACAGGAGGTTTAGCAATTACTCCACCCACTGATGGTTTACTCATCACATCCGCAGGATTGTCTATTATTAGTGGCACAACTGATGTATCGGCAACTCTGGCGAATATTACGGATACTGCAGGCAGTGGGGATGAAGCCTATAATGTTTTAGGAGTTGCAACTTGGACCTTTGGGGTGGTTAATGCTTCTCTGGATGCAAATGCTCAGGCCTTAGTAACCATGCAGATCAGCCCTGATGGAGAAAACTGGCTGGATGAAGCGGGACCTGTTACAATTGACCAAAATTCTTTAACAACATTAGTTTCTTCAATATTTTTGAAGTACGCGAGAATCTATTATAGTGCGGTGAATGCAGCAAGTGCAGTTACTCTGAATGTGTTCTTTCAGGGAGAATTATGA